In the Brassica napus cultivar Da-Ae chromosome A7, Da-Ae, whole genome shotgun sequence genome, one interval contains:
- the LOC106357554 gene encoding shikimate O-hydroxycinnamoyltransferase-like, with amino-acid sequence MKINIRDSTMVRPAGETPSTYLWNSNVDLVIPRFHTPSVYFYRPTGASNFFDPGVMKEALAKALVPFYPMAGRLKRDDDGRIEIDCNAAGVLFVVADTPSLIDDFGDFAPTLDLRQLIPDVDHSPGIHSFPLLVLQVTYFKCGGASLGVGMQHHAADGFSGLHFINTWSDMARGLDLTIPPFIDRTLLRARDPPQPAFDHVEYQPAPSMKIPLDPSKSSPDSTTVSIFKLSRDQLVSLKAKAKEDGNTVSYSSYEMLAGHVWRSVGKARGLPDDQETKLYIATDGRSRLRPQLPPGYFGNVIFTATPLAVAGDLLSKPTWYAAGLIHDVLARMDDNYLRSALDYLEMQPDLSALVRGAHTYKCPNLGITSWVRLPIYDADFGWGRPIFMGPGGIPYEGLSFVLPSPTNDGSLSVAIALQTEHMKLFEKYLYEI; translated from the exons ATGAAAATAAACATCCGCGATTCCACCATGGTCCGGCCCGCCGGCGAGACCCCCTCCACTTACCTGTGGAACTCGAACGTTGACCTGGTCATCCCGAGGTTCCACACTCCGAGCGTCTACTTCTACAGACCCACCGGCGCCTCCAATTTCTTCGACCCTGGGGTGATGAAGGAGGCCCTCGCCAAGGCCCTGGTCCCTTTCTACCCCATGGCTGGCCGCTTGAAGAGGGACGACGATGGTCGTATCGAGATCGACTGCAACGCCGCCGGTGTTCTCTTCGTCGTCGCCGATACTCCCTCCCTCATCGACGACTTCGGAGACTTCGCTCCCACCCTCGACCTCCGCCAGCTTATCCCCGACGTTGATCACTCCCCTGGCATTCATTCCTTCCCGCTCCTCGTTCTCCAG GTGACCTATTTTAAATGTGGTGGAGCTTCTCTTGGTGTTGGTATGCAACACCACGCCGCCGACGGTTTCTCCGGTCTCCATTTCATCAACACCTGGTCTGATATGGCTCGCGGTCTCGACCTTACCATCCCCCCTTTCATTGACCGCACCCTCCTCCGCGCCAGGGACCCTCCTCAGCCTGCCTTCGATCACGTTGAGTACCAGCCTGCCCCCTCCATGAAGATCCCTCTCGATCCTTCCAAGTCATCCCCTGACAGTACCACCGTCTCCATCTTCAAATTATCGCGCGACCAGCTTGTTTCTCTCAAGGCTAAAGCCAAGGAGGACGGCAACACGGTTAGCTACAGCTCCTACGAGATGTTGGCTGGTCATGTGTGGAGGTCTGTGGGTAAGGCCCGCGGGCTTCCGGACGATCAGGAGACCAAACTGTACATTGCTACCGATGGAAGGTCAAGACTGCGTCCTCAGCTGCCCCCTGGTTACTTTGGCAACGTCATATTCACTGCCACACCTTTGGCTGTTGCGGGGGATCTGCTGTCGAAGCCGACGTGGTATGCTGCTGGACTGATCCATGATGTTTTGGCTCGCATGGACGATAACTATCTGAGGTCAGCTCTCGACTACCTGGAGATGCAGCCTGATCTCTCAGCCCTGGTCCGAGGTGCACATACCTACAAGTGTCCAAACTTGGGAATCACGAGCTGGGTCAGGTTACCAATTTACGATGCAGACTTTGGTTGGGGGCGTCCCATATTCATGGGACCTGGTGGAATCCCATACGAGGGTTTGTCGTTTGTGCTACCAAGTCCTACAAATGATGGCAGCTTATCCGTGGCCATTGCTCTCCAAACTGAACACATGAAACTGTTTGAGAAGTATTTGTACGAGATATGA
- the LOC106357553 gene encoding protein TRACHEARY ELEMENT DIFFERENTIATION-RELATED 7, producing MADYVQFPFYPPPSDQHPHPSPFPAPPHHPLQPPPPSSYISPPPPHHPLQPPPPSHFVPPPPPTPHFPPPPYPRPHHPPPPPHVLPPPPPPPPGHHSTVIVVVVVSLGGLFFLAFLAAALFCCVKKRRRSSQKTEITKFDEHLKVEEVIVPGPHGEPTRVVMLEEDIHLEADILKSEKLSRAPHLHTTGGHAIDISEPNHHLTEQKS from the coding sequence ATGGCTGACTATGTTCAATTCCCCTTCTACCCACCACCCTCCGATCAACATCCCCACCCTTCTCCATTCCCAGCTCCACCGCATCACCCGCTTCAACCACCGCCTCCTTCTTCCTACATTTCCCCACCTCCTCCGCATCACCCACTTCAACCCCCGCCTCCTTCCCACTTTgttcctccaccaccacctactCCTCATTTCCCACCGCCACCTTATCCTCGTCCCCATCATCCACCCCCTCCACCTCACGTtcttccaccaccaccaccaccaccaccgggGCACCATTCAACTGTTATAGTTGTGGTTGTTGTCTCTCTTGGCGGTTTGTTTTTTCTTGCGTTCCTCGCTGCTGCTCTGTTCTGCTGTGTCAAGAAAAGAAGACGGTCTTCTCAGAAGACTGAAATCACCAAGTTTGATGAACACCTCAAAGTGGAAGAAGTCATAGTTCCAGGACCCCATGGCGAACCAACCAGAGTGGTCATGCTTGAAGAAGACATTCATTTGGAAGCGGATATTCTCAAGTCTGAAAAGCTTAGCAGAGCTCCTCACCTTCATACAACCGGAGGACATGCGATTGATATATCAGAGCCAAATCATCACCTTACTGAGCAGAAGTCCTAG
- the LOC106357556 gene encoding mitochondrial import inner membrane translocase subunit TIM44-2-like: protein MASRKLIRDLLITRQPLFPRLAHQRRAGERLGGFMPAIGCSINRRFSIFSDLSKKIRGEAESNPEFQKTVKELKEKAEELKGVKEDLKVKTKEKTEQLYKQVDGVWTEAESVAKKVSSSVKDTFSAATEEVKESFKLGKEENAESASSSGTGNSKEENHQQQQQSGTTEGGQHTLFEKIRSSISSPLDIARKGIDIVKDELRGGTPKKKHLEYTPPPPFTGVKSTRTDLVVTPTKQSKWQKKWESLREKMQAHPAFKRLSGISEPVVNKSQEIAEDVVERWETSDNPIVHKIQDLNEAVFNETDSGSTYKEIRRRDPSFSLTDFAAEVHEAIKPVLSAYSKGDAETLKKYCSPEVIERCTAELAALKGHDLFFDHKILHISEVEVEETKMMGTTPTIIVRFQTQEIFCVRDKKGNIKEGGQDTIHSVYYKWAMQQVEAGEESMYPIWRLRDICKLGAAQALI, encoded by the exons ATGGCGAGTAGAAAGCTGATTCGAGATTTACTCATCACAAGGCAGCCTCTCTTCCCCCGGTTGGCGCATCAACGG aGAGCGGGGGAAAGACTAGGAGGCTTCATGCCAGCCATTGGGTGTTCGATTAATCGCCGGTTCAGCATTTTCAGCGACTTGTCCAAGAAAATTAGAGGGGAAGCTGAAAg CAATCCTGAATTCCAAAAAACAGTCAAGGAGCTCAAGGAAAAGGCAGAAGAGCTTAAAGGTGTCAAAGAGGACCTCAAAGTTAA AACTAAAGAAAAGACTGAGCAGCTCTACAAGCAAGTTGATGGTGTCTGGACCGAGGCTGAATCTGTAGCTAAGAAG GTCTCTTCAAGTGTGAAAGACACGTTCTCAGCGGCCACAGAAGAG GTGAAGGAGTCATTCAAGCTTGGTAAAGAGGAGAATGCAGAGTCAGCAAGTTCATCAGGCACAGGAAACTCTAAAGAGGAAAACcaccagcagcagcagcaatcAGGCACTACTGAGGGAGGTCAACATacattatttgaaaaaattagatcaagcatttcttcgcCCCTTGACATAGCGAGGAAGGGAATTGACATTGTGAAGGATGAGTTGCGAGGAGGCACGCCTAAAAAGAAGCACCTGGAATACACGCCTCCCCCTCCATTTACAGGTGTGAAAAGTACAAGAACTGATCTGGTTGTTACTCCAACAAAACAGTCCAAGTGGCAAAAGAAATGGGAATCTTTAAGAGAAAAG ATGCAAGCTCATCCTGCTTTTAAACGTCTAAGCGGGATAAGTGAGCCTGTTGTCAACAAGAGCCAAGAG ATTGCAGAGGATGTTGTGGAAAGATGGGAAACCAGTGACAATCCCATTGTTCACAAAATTCAGGA CTTAAATGAGGCAGTGTTTAACGAAACAGATTCTGGATCAACTTATAAGGAGATACGCCGCCGAGATCC ATCGTTCTCCTTGACGGACTTTGCTGCAGAAGTACATGAAGCCATCAAACCAGTCTTGAGTGCATATAGCAAG GGAGATGCTGAGACACTGAAGAAGTATTGTAGCCCGGAAGTGATTGAACGGTGCACTGCAGAGCTCGCAGCTTTAAAAGGCCATGATCTTTTTTTCGATCACAAG ATTCTGCATATATCGGAAGTAGAAGTTGAAGAGACAAAGATGATGGGAACTACACCCACAATCATAGTCAgg TTCCAAACGCAAGAAATCTTCTGTGTTCGTGACAAGAAGGGCAATATCAAAGAAGGAGGCCAG GACACGATACATTCGGTGTACTACAAGTGGGCAATGCAACAAGTGGAGGCAGGGGAGGAATCTATGTATCCCATTTGGAGGCTCAGAGATATATGTAAACTTGGTGCTGCTCAAGCTCTCATTTAA